A single region of the Lysinibacillus sp. B2A1 genome encodes:
- a CDS encoding assimilatory sulfite reductase (NADPH) flavoprotein subunit, giving the protein MKLQVINSPFNEEQVKLLNELLPKLTGEQRIWLNGYLSAPLATINTIAEEVASTVTPITKTVTILYGSQTGNSQGLAEKYASALKSNDVDVTVSSLAKFKPNNLKKLTNLLLIVSTHGEGDPPDQAIQFYEFLHSKRAPKLENLHYSVLALGDSSYEFFCKTGKDFDEQFANLGASRIIPRTDCDVDYDDAAAQWFTAVQKELLQQADVTATLEEPNQIVQGESTYSRKNPFFAEVLESINLNGRGSNKETRHVELSIEGTNFNFEPGDSIGILPENDEKLVDALLTALQFDPQAEVNVFDEKLLIREALQKKLEITVLSKPLLQKIGAYTVHKEFTKLVEDANDWKDYAKGRDLLDVAQDFAPFSWNAQQFVELLRKIPARLYSIASSQKANNDEVHLTIGKVSYETNGRQRLGVCSGSVAERIQIGDTLPIYVHKNPNFRLPEQQDTPIIMIGAGTGVAPYRAFLEEREELGIEGKAWLIFGDQHFVTDFLYQTDWQRWLASNTLTQMDVAFSRDTDKKIYVQHKIEENAATFYEWLEQGAVIYVCGDEKAMAADVDATIHRLIEQQGQKTPEEAKAFVNELKQQNRYQRDVY; this is encoded by the coding sequence TTGAAACTGCAAGTAATAAATAGTCCATTTAATGAGGAGCAGGTAAAGTTATTGAATGAGCTGCTCCCTAAACTAACTGGAGAGCAGAGAATTTGGCTAAACGGGTATTTAAGTGCACCGCTAGCAACAATCAATACTATAGCTGAGGAAGTAGCGTCAACGGTAACACCAATTACTAAAACAGTGACGATTTTATATGGTTCACAAACAGGCAACAGTCAGGGTCTAGCTGAAAAATATGCGTCCGCATTGAAAAGCAATGATGTAGATGTGACGGTTTCATCATTAGCAAAATTTAAGCCTAATAATTTAAAAAAGCTTACAAATCTTTTACTCATTGTCAGTACACATGGTGAAGGGGATCCACCTGATCAAGCCATACAGTTCTATGAATTTTTGCATAGTAAGCGCGCTCCAAAACTAGAGAATTTACACTATTCGGTACTAGCTTTAGGGGATAGCTCCTATGAATTTTTCTGTAAAACAGGGAAAGATTTCGATGAGCAATTTGCTAATTTGGGGGCCTCTCGCATCATTCCTCGTACAGATTGTGATGTGGATTATGATGATGCTGCAGCACAATGGTTCACAGCTGTTCAGAAGGAGCTCCTGCAGCAGGCTGATGTAACTGCTACATTAGAGGAACCAAATCAGATAGTACAGGGAGAGTCTACATATTCTCGAAAAAATCCTTTTTTTGCTGAAGTACTAGAAAGCATTAATTTAAATGGCAGGGGCTCCAATAAAGAGACACGTCATGTTGAATTATCAATTGAGGGTACAAATTTTAATTTTGAGCCTGGAGATAGCATCGGTATTTTGCCAGAAAACGACGAAAAATTAGTCGATGCTTTATTAACAGCACTACAGTTTGATCCACAAGCTGAGGTAAACGTATTTGATGAGAAATTATTGATAAGGGAAGCATTGCAAAAGAAGCTAGAAATAACAGTGCTATCCAAGCCATTATTACAAAAGATTGGTGCCTATACAGTGCATAAGGAATTTACAAAGTTAGTAGAAGATGCTAACGACTGGAAGGACTATGCAAAGGGTAGAGATTTGCTTGATGTCGCTCAAGACTTTGCACCATTTTCATGGAATGCACAGCAATTTGTAGAGTTGTTACGAAAAATTCCAGCACGACTTTATTCCATTGCTAGTAGTCAAAAGGCAAATAATGATGAGGTGCACTTAACTATTGGGAAAGTAAGCTATGAGACAAATGGACGTCAACGACTTGGCGTTTGCTCTGGTAGCGTTGCAGAGCGTATTCAAATTGGTGATACATTACCAATATATGTGCATAAAAATCCTAATTTTAGATTACCAGAGCAACAGGACACACCAATTATTATGATAGGTGCGGGTACAGGTGTGGCCCCATATCGTGCATTTTTAGAAGAGCGTGAGGAACTGGGGATTGAAGGAAAGGCATGGTTAATCTTTGGTGATCAGCATTTTGTGACAGATTTCCTTTATCAAACCGATTGGCAGCGTTGGCTTGCCTCTAACACACTAACTCAAATGGATGTAGCCTTCTCACGAGATACTGATAAAAAAATCTATGTGCAACATAAAATTGAGGAAAATGCAGCGACCTTTTATGAATGGTTGGAGCAAGGGGCTGTTATTTATGTATGTGGCGATGAAAAAGCGATGGCGGCAGATGTCGATGCCACAATACATCGTCTGATAGAGCAACAAGGACAAAAAACGCCAGAGGAAGCGAAAGCCTTTGTCAATGAACTAAAACAACAGAATCGCTATCAACGTGACGTTTATTAA
- a CDS encoding DUF2292 domain-containing protein, with translation MVDKRTENVNLALDNVRQILNTVSHGSITLIIQNSYVVQIEKKEKIRLR, from the coding sequence ATGGTAGATAAAAGGACTGAAAATGTAAATCTAGCATTAGATAATGTCCGTCAAATTTTAAATACTGTGAGTCATGGATCAATTACTTTAATTATCCAAAATTCCTATGTGGTCCAAATTGAAAAAAAGGAAAAAATAAGACTTCGATAA
- a CDS encoding sirohydrochlorin chelatase produces MQAILYIAHGSRVKEGVEQAIAFLKGVQLEIDIPIQEICFLELAVPTIAEGIDSCIKRGATAIAIMPILLLAAQHAKQDIPSEIERAKKQHPHVAFTYGEPLGVHELLIDTLHTRILETKLPTNNASVLLIGRGSSDSAVKRDLAKIAARLRDKYAYISVDTCFLYGIGPTFEEWLQQKKNEVDPVFIVPYLLFTGILRQSITKRLQEYENRNITLCESLGYDHNVRKVLVERIVELLACHKEGVLSW; encoded by the coding sequence ATGCAAGCCATTTTATATATTGCACATGGAAGCCGTGTAAAGGAAGGTGTGGAGCAAGCTATTGCTTTTCTAAAGGGTGTACAACTGGAGATTGATATACCGATTCAAGAAATTTGTTTTCTGGAATTGGCAGTACCCACCATTGCTGAAGGGATTGATAGCTGTATTAAACGAGGGGCTACAGCTATCGCGATCATGCCTATTTTATTGCTAGCTGCTCAACATGCAAAGCAGGATATTCCAAGTGAAATCGAAAGAGCAAAAAAACAGCATCCCCATGTAGCATTTACATACGGTGAACCACTAGGTGTCCATGAATTATTAATTGACACACTGCACACTAGGATTTTAGAAACAAAATTACCTACTAACAATGCAAGTGTTTTACTAATTGGTCGTGGGAGTAGTGATTCAGCAGTCAAGAGAGATCTAGCTAAAATTGCAGCAAGGCTACGTGATAAATATGCTTACATTTCCGTAGACACATGTTTTTTGTATGGAATAGGTCCAACTTTTGAAGAGTGGCTACAGCAAAAGAAAAATGAGGTTGATCCAGTATTTATCGTGCCGTATTTATTGTTTACAGGAATTCTTCGACAAAGTATAACAAAGCGATTGCAAGAATATGAGAATCGTAACATCACATTATGTGAAAGTTTAGGCTACGACCATAATGTAAGGAAAGTTTTAGTGGAACGTATTGTCGAATTATTAGCATGTCATAAGGAAGGTGTTCTGTCATGGTAG
- the cobA gene encoding uroporphyrinogen-III C-methyltransferase, which translates to MGKVFIVGAGPGDVDLITVKGLRCIKCADVILYDRLINKELLAYAKKEAQLIFCGKLPQQHAMIQEHINQSIVSYAQQGKIVTRLKGGDPFVFGRGAEEAEVLVHHNIPFEIVPGISSGIAAPAYAGIPVTHRDLSSSFAMVTGHMREGKDDAIQWESLAKGIDTIAIYMGVGNLPYIRQQLLKYGRDEETPVALIHWGTLSQQKTVTGTLATIEKIVQRENIQNPSIIVVGKVVTLRESIQWFEQSIPQPQLVKNSV; encoded by the coding sequence ATGGGTAAAGTTTTTATAGTTGGTGCTGGTCCTGGAGATGTGGATTTGATCACTGTCAAAGGATTAAGGTGTATCAAATGTGCGGATGTCATCTTGTATGACAGACTGATTAATAAAGAGTTGCTCGCTTATGCTAAAAAGGAAGCTCAACTAATCTTTTGCGGTAAACTGCCTCAGCAACATGCCATGATTCAGGAGCATATTAATCAATCAATTGTCAGCTATGCACAGCAGGGAAAAATTGTGACGAGATTAAAGGGAGGTGACCCTTTCGTATTTGGCAGAGGGGCCGAGGAAGCAGAGGTGCTAGTACACCATAATATTCCATTTGAAATTGTCCCCGGTATTTCTTCCGGGATAGCAGCACCAGCCTATGCAGGAATTCCAGTTACACATCGCGATTTAAGCTCAAGCTTTGCGATGGTTACTGGTCATATGAGAGAGGGCAAAGACGATGCCATACAATGGGAAAGTCTTGCAAAAGGAATTGATACAATTGCAATTTATATGGGGGTTGGTAATCTTCCCTATATTCGTCAGCAGCTGCTTAAGTATGGTCGTGATGAAGAAACTCCTGTAGCACTTATACATTGGGGAACGCTTTCCCAACAAAAGACAGTTACGGGTACTTTAGCAACTATAGAAAAGATTGTACAACGAGAAAATATCCAAAATCCAAGCATAATTGTAGTGGGAAAGGTTGTTACATTGAGGGAATCAATTCAATGGTTTGAGCAAAGCATTCCACAGCCACAGTTAGTAAAAAATTCTGTGTAA
- a CDS encoding uroporphyrin-III methyltransferase has translation MPFFGGYPGGGFWPFGAPFFGGFLGSLLGSQFGPYPPYYPNYRPYPPGPYFRPGRPYPPRYRRPY, from the coding sequence ATGCCATTTTTCGGAGGTTATCCAGGAGGAGGCTTTTGGCCATTCGGTGCACCGTTTTTTGGAGGTTTTTTAGGAAGTTTACTTGGATCACAATTTGGCCCATATCCACCGTATTATCCAAACTATCGTCCATATCCACCAGGTCCTTATTTCCGTCCAGGTCGACCATATCCACCACGATATCGTAGACCTTATTGA
- a CDS encoding leucyl aminopeptidase, with amino-acid sequence MHIVKEAKTFETISTEVLVVGVTKHREQMQDWDSFSSFYGESINAWLSAGDVSTELKKITKLPFMKDHANLKRILFVGLDERKNLTEGNIRAAFGLVGKELRALKVKEYSIWLESFTTEDITVTDVAFLAGEGAGLGYYTIPHYKTTSNEVDKRIEAIHLVTKANDIDEVVASFGVGLIYADAVNEARSLINLPPNLLTATDLANYAESLATDYDFEVEILNKAQLEELGMGGILSVNQGSQEEPRLITLKYKATEDFENPIGLVGKGVTYDTGGYSLKPKDSMVGMKGDMGGAAAVLGAMKIIGELRPNKNVVAVIGSTDNMVSDTAFKPDDVITTYSGKTVEILNTDAEGRLVLADATTYAKQQGATSLIDVATLTGGVITALGMDKTGALSNDDEFFAAFMEASQETDEFVWRMPLTESDKKRIRKSDVADLNNSPGRDGHMIFGGGFVGEFVGDTPWIHLDIAGTSDAVAVHDLGPKGGTGVMVRTIANFVQRLGEEN; translated from the coding sequence ATGCATATTGTAAAAGAAGCAAAAACATTTGAAACGATTTCTACTGAAGTGTTAGTGGTAGGGGTCACAAAACATCGTGAACAAATGCAGGATTGGGATAGCTTTTCATCATTTTATGGAGAATCCATTAATGCGTGGCTTAGCGCAGGGGACGTATCGACAGAGCTAAAAAAAATAACAAAGTTGCCATTTATGAAAGATCACGCAAATCTTAAACGTATTTTATTTGTGGGCTTAGATGAACGTAAAAATCTAACAGAAGGCAATATTCGTGCAGCATTTGGTTTAGTAGGTAAGGAGCTTAGAGCCTTAAAGGTTAAGGAGTATTCGATTTGGCTTGAATCTTTTACGACTGAAGATATTACTGTTACAGATGTTGCATTTTTAGCTGGTGAGGGAGCAGGTCTTGGTTATTATACAATTCCTCATTATAAAACAACATCAAATGAAGTCGATAAGCGAATTGAGGCTATACATCTAGTAACTAAAGCTAATGATATTGATGAGGTAGTGGCAAGTTTTGGGGTGGGACTTATTTATGCAGATGCAGTAAACGAAGCACGAAGCTTAATTAATTTACCGCCGAATCTTCTAACAGCAACAGACTTGGCTAATTATGCAGAATCTCTTGCGACAGACTATGATTTTGAAGTTGAGATTTTAAATAAAGCACAATTAGAGGAGCTTGGTATGGGCGGTATTTTAAGTGTTAATCAAGGCTCCCAAGAAGAGCCTCGTTTAATCACATTAAAATATAAAGCTACTGAAGACTTTGAAAATCCAATTGGTCTTGTAGGTAAAGGCGTTACATATGATACAGGCGGCTACTCCTTAAAGCCAAAGGATTCAATGGTAGGCATGAAAGGCGATATGGGTGGTGCAGCAGCAGTGCTTGGCGCTATGAAAATCATTGGTGAATTACGTCCAAATAAAAATGTTGTAGCTGTTATTGGTTCTACTGATAATATGGTTTCGGATACAGCATTTAAACCAGATGATGTCATTACAACGTATAGTGGTAAAACAGTTGAAATATTAAATACGGATGCTGAGGGACGCTTAGTCTTAGCAGATGCTACTACCTATGCTAAACAGCAAGGTGCAACTTCGCTTATTGATGTAGCGACATTAACAGGTGGGGTGATTACAGCACTTGGTATGGATAAAACTGGGGCATTATCGAATGATGATGAATTCTTTGCTGCATTTATGGAAGCTTCACAGGAAACGGATGAATTTGTATGGCGCATGCCGTTAACAGAAAGTGATAAAAAACGAATTCGTAAATCGGATGTTGCTGATTTAAATAATTCTCCAGGTCGAGATGGACATATGATTTTCGGTGGAGGCTTTGTTGGTGAGTTTGTTGGAGATACGCCATGGATTCATTTAGACATCGCTGGCACATCTGATGCAGTTGCTGTACATGATTTGGGTCCAAAGGGTGGTACAGGTGTCATGGTAAGAACAATTGCAAACTTTGTGCAACGACTAGGGGAAGAGAATTAA
- a CDS encoding NUDIX hydrolase, with product MKKDRGKVWLGVAGVAVNEFGQWLVVKKAYSGLKGRWSLPAGFVNAGETVDEAVVRELKEETGIDCCVSGLIGFRTGVIRGEISDNMAIFYCRMIDDQQPICIQENELLEAKWMYPQELAQDEMTSVMLKEMASNQFEKHQLQGIEGINPGDVFGYSSYRLFFKKDNGG from the coding sequence ATGAAGAAAGATAGAGGGAAAGTTTGGTTGGGGGTTGCTGGAGTTGCTGTCAATGAGTTCGGTCAATGGCTGGTTGTAAAAAAAGCATATAGTGGCTTAAAGGGAAGATGGTCATTGCCAGCTGGATTTGTAAATGCGGGTGAAACGGTGGATGAGGCTGTTGTCAGAGAATTAAAGGAAGAAACAGGTATTGATTGCTGCGTATCTGGCTTAATTGGTTTTCGTACAGGTGTTATTCGGGGTGAAATTAGTGATAATATGGCAATTTTTTATTGTCGAATGATAGATGATCAACAGCCGATTTGTATTCAAGAAAATGAATTGTTAGAGGCAAAATGGATGTACCCACAGGAGCTAGCACAAGATGAAATGACATCCGTTATGTTAAAAGAGATGGCCTCCAATCAATTTGAAAAACACCAATTACAAGGGATTGAGGGCATTAATCCAGGCGATGTGTTTGGCTATTCATCTTATCGATTATTCTTTAAAAAAGATAATGGAGGGTAA
- a CDS encoding MarR family transcriptional regulator: MKDELQNRDVIDLLSERHEILRRLAEEKWNKHNHIYISNSEWNILGKIYKKQLTISDVAKDVDFSRQATHKFIKNLEAKGLVTVCKVEHSKKHKAIRMTKFGEECYEKNEHYKAEIEQQLVNTIGEEHVTKLKNILRLNWQLEHLEMQDLI, translated from the coding sequence TTGAAGGACGAATTGCAAAATCGGGATGTCATTGATTTATTGAGCGAACGTCATGAAATACTTCGACGACTTGCTGAAGAGAAGTGGAATAAACATAATCATATTTATATTTCTAATTCGGAATGGAATATTTTGGGTAAAATATATAAAAAACAATTAACGATTTCAGATGTGGCTAAGGATGTTGATTTTTCTAGACAGGCAACCCATAAATTCATAAAAAATTTGGAAGCTAAAGGACTAGTAACAGTTTGTAAAGTTGAACATAGTAAGAAACATAAAGCTATTCGTATGACTAAATTTGGTGAAGAATGCTATGAAAAAAATGAACATTACAAAGCAGAAATCGAGCAGCAACTTGTCAATACAATAGGGGAAGAGCATGTGACCAAATTAAAAAACATCTTAAGGCTTAATTGGCAATTGGAACATTTAGAAATGCAGGATTTAATCTAA
- a CDS encoding CarD family transcriptional regulator: protein MYNVGDVVIYSSHGLCSIEDICEQTFSDITKTYYVLHPLNDSKLTIRTPIDNAKKQLRDIIKKDEALKILHSFTSPGVEWIEQNTHRMRSHIEIIKSGDRQKQANLLNTLLRKKLEFLAQEKKFPNQEEKLLQTLQESIFSEFSIALNKPSEEIYEDVLTKIQ from the coding sequence ATGTATAATGTTGGCGATGTAGTCATTTATTCATCACATGGGCTTTGTTCAATTGAAGATATCTGTGAACAAACTTTTAGCGACATTACAAAAACTTACTACGTTTTGCATCCATTAAATGATTCAAAGTTAACCATTCGCACCCCTATTGACAATGCAAAAAAACAGCTTAGAGACATCATAAAAAAAGATGAAGCCCTCAAAATTCTTCATTCGTTTACTTCTCCTGGTGTTGAATGGATAGAACAAAACACACATCGTATGCGATCTCATATAGAAATCATTAAATCCGGTGATCGACAAAAGCAAGCAAATCTCTTAAATACTTTACTAAGAAAAAAGCTTGAATTTCTAGCACAAGAAAAAAAATTCCCAAATCAAGAAGAAAAATTACTTCAAACCTTACAGGAATCCATTTTCTCAGAATTTTCGATTGCCCTTAATAAACCCTCAGAAGAAATTTATGAAGATGTATTAACAAAAATTCAATAA
- a CDS encoding iron-sulfur cluster assembly accessory protein codes for MTSLKQVIEITQAAGFHIQEMMEHNEEQGSFLRVAVNGGGCSGLSYGMHFDKEKKDDDIEDEQHGLRILVSREDAPILMGTKIDYKQSLMGGGFTIDNPNAIASCGCGTSFKAAKREGTPEVCE; via the coding sequence ATGACAAGTTTAAAGCAAGTAATTGAAATTACACAGGCAGCTGGTTTTCATATTCAAGAAATGATGGAGCATAACGAAGAGCAAGGTTCTTTTTTACGTGTAGCTGTGAATGGTGGAGGCTGTAGCGGTCTATCCTATGGGATGCATTTTGATAAAGAGAAAAAAGATGATGATATTGAAGATGAACAACATGGTTTAAGAATTCTTGTTTCCCGCGAAGATGCGCCGATTTTAATGGGAACAAAAATAGACTATAAACAATCGCTAATGGGCGGTGGCTTCACCATCGACAATCCAAATGCAATTGCATCTTGCGGTTGTGGCACAAGTTTTAAAGCGGCAAAACGTGAAGGTACGCCTGAAGTTTGTGAATAA
- a CDS encoding DUF2225 domain-containing protein — protein sequence MEISPYYEKKIQCLNCKKEFPTLKVRSKFIKVDHTETDFQPIYADGVNALYYNVFVCEHCGFSFTEDFTKYFAPGIQDEIRKQITEKWVHHDFKGERTVFQAIQAYKLAFLCGTIKKEKFVAIAGLALRLAWLYRSLNNSGQEQRFMRLARDQYMESYSTEDYSSTQMSDVRIMYMIAELSRRIGDIENATRFFSRVIEKQSIGGEAKIIDMAKEQWAIIREEKEQSRKH from the coding sequence ATGGAGATTTCACCTTATTACGAAAAAAAAATTCAATGTCTTAATTGCAAAAAAGAATTTCCTACATTAAAAGTCCGCTCTAAATTCATTAAGGTCGACCATACAGAAACGGACTTTCAGCCTATTTATGCTGATGGGGTCAATGCCCTTTACTATAATGTTTTTGTTTGTGAGCACTGTGGATTTTCCTTTACAGAAGACTTTACCAAATATTTTGCACCTGGCATTCAAGATGAAATTCGCAAGCAAATAACTGAAAAATGGGTACATCATGATTTCAAAGGAGAGCGTACTGTCTTTCAAGCAATTCAAGCCTATAAATTAGCCTTCCTTTGCGGCACAATCAAAAAAGAAAAATTCGTTGCCATAGCGGGTCTCGCTTTACGTCTTGCATGGCTTTATCGCTCCCTAAACAACAGCGGTCAGGAGCAGCGCTTTATGAGATTGGCACGGGATCAGTATATGGAATCCTATTCAACAGAGGATTACAGCTCAACCCAGATGTCGGATGTACGCATTATGTATATGATTGCTGAACTATCACGACGTATAGGTGATATTGAAAATGCCACACGCTTCTTTTCAAGGGTTATCGAAAAGCAAAGCATTGGCGGTGAAGCAAAAATTATTGATATGGCAAAAGAGCAATGGGCTATTATCCGAGAAGAAAAAGAACAGTCACGCAAACATTAA
- a CDS encoding disulfide oxidoreductase has product MGQMKPMIEIYGTAVICASCVNAPSSKDTYEWLQAAINRKYPNQAYDIRYVDIEGPIENERDQDYAARIQEDEFFYPLVLINDEVVGEGYVQLKPVFSALEKMGFIPDETV; this is encoded by the coding sequence ATGGGACAAATGAAACCAATGATCGAAATTTATGGAACGGCAGTCATCTGCGCTAGCTGTGTAAACGCGCCGTCTTCAAAGGATACATATGAGTGGCTACAGGCAGCGATTAATCGAAAATATCCAAACCAAGCTTATGATATTCGCTATGTAGATATCGAAGGTCCAATTGAGAATGAACGGGATCAAGATTATGCTGCACGCATACAAGAAGATGAGTTTTTTTATCCATTAGTATTAATAAATGATGAAGTAGTAGGCGAAGGTTATGTGCAATTGAAGCCTGTCTTTTCAGCGCTTGAAAAAATGGGCTTTATTCCAGATGAAACTGTATAA
- a CDS encoding FAD-dependent oxidoreductase, giving the protein MGKLVLLGGGYGNMRVMLRLLPNLPLDTEIVLVDRAPFHSLKTEFYALAAGTSTDKEIRVSFPEHERLTAVYGEVVKIDRAEKVVILEDGQHIEYDDLVVGLGCEDKYHGVPGAEEYTYSIQTMAKSRATFQALCGLPAGSTVGIVGAGLSGIELASELRESRADLKIKLFDRGPRIMKDFPEKLSNYVKAWFVKHDVDVIANSNITKVEPGKIFNHEDEIPLDAVVWTAGVQPVKIVREMDVEKDKQGRPLVTQYFNVLDDEHVYVVGDCASSDFSPSAQLAEEQAEHIVKVLRMRWKGENLPEKMPDIKLKGFMGSLGKKQGFAYLADTTVTGRIARLMKSGLLWLYKYQND; this is encoded by the coding sequence ATGGGAAAATTAGTACTTTTAGGTGGCGGCTACGGCAATATGCGTGTCATGCTTCGTTTATTACCAAACCTTCCATTAGACACGGAAATCGTGCTAGTAGACAGAGCCCCTTTCCATAGTTTAAAAACAGAATTTTATGCATTAGCAGCAGGGACTTCAACAGATAAAGAAATTCGTGTAAGCTTCCCGGAGCATGAACGTTTAACGGCTGTATATGGAGAGGTCGTTAAAATTGATCGTGCGGAAAAAGTAGTCATTCTAGAAGATGGGCAACATATAGAATATGATGATTTAGTCGTAGGTCTTGGCTGTGAAGATAAATATCACGGTGTACCAGGGGCAGAGGAATACACATATAGCATTCAGACTATGGCGAAATCACGTGCAACCTTCCAAGCACTTTGTGGTTTACCAGCAGGCTCTACTGTCGGAATTGTAGGAGCTGGTTTAAGTGGGATTGAGCTTGCAAGTGAGCTTCGTGAAAGTCGCGCAGATTTAAAGATAAAATTATTTGACCGTGGTCCACGTATTATGAAGGACTTCCCAGAAAAATTGAGTAACTATGTAAAGGCTTGGTTCGTGAAGCATGATGTAGATGTCATTGCCAACTCTAATATTACAAAGGTTGAGCCTGGTAAAATTTTTAATCATGAAGACGAAATTCCACTCGATGCAGTTGTCTGGACTGCTGGCGTACAGCCAGTGAAAATTGTGCGAGAGATGGATGTTGAAAAAGATAAGCAAGGGCGTCCTTTAGTAACACAATATTTTAATGTCCTTGATGATGAGCATGTATATGTTGTTGGGGATTGTGCCTCTTCCGATTTTTCACCTAGTGCTCAGTTAGCAGAGGAACAAGCAGAGCATATCGTGAAAGTGCTTCGTATGCGTTGGAAAGGTGAAAATTTACCAGAGAAGATGCCAGATATTAAATTAAAAGGCTTTATGGGATCACTTGGTAAGAAACAGGGCTTTGCTTATTTAGCAGACACAACTGTAACAGGACGTATAGCTCGATTGATGAAATCAGGACTATTATGGCTGTATAAATATCAAAACGATTAA
- a CDS encoding TIGR01457 family HAD-type hydrolase translates to MKNYKAYCFDLDGTVYRGKEGISSAISFIQRLQQVGIEPFYVTNNSSKTREQLQEALIAIGVNAPLKHIYSSALVTAKYIARNFPGQKVAMMGSDGIRKALLNEGIETIEEEPEVFVMGIDRTLDYMALAKATIAVQNGAAFIATNQDIKFPTEYGFLPGNGSFARLVGEVADVEPIYIGKPSPAMLEMIAVEHGFTKDEMVMIGDNYDTDIMCGIRFGCDTIHVNTGVTPTSSVLEKEQQPTYIIEALI, encoded by the coding sequence ATGAAAAACTATAAGGCATACTGCTTCGATTTAGATGGTACAGTTTATCGTGGGAAAGAGGGTATCTCTTCTGCGATTTCTTTTATTCAACGTTTGCAGCAAGTTGGTATCGAGCCATTCTATGTTACAAACAATTCTTCTAAGACTAGAGAGCAACTGCAGGAGGCTTTAATCGCTATTGGTGTAAATGCACCCCTTAAACATATTTACTCGAGTGCGTTGGTAACAGCCAAATATATTGCGCGAAACTTCCCAGGTCAAAAAGTTGCTATGATGGGCTCTGATGGTATTCGTAAAGCATTGTTAAATGAAGGTATTGAGACTATTGAGGAAGAGCCAGAGGTGTTCGTTATGGGCATTGATCGCACCTTGGATTATATGGCACTTGCCAAGGCAACGATTGCTGTTCAAAATGGTGCAGCGTTTATCGCAACAAATCAAGATATTAAATTTCCGACAGAATATGGATTTCTTCCTGGTAATGGGTCGTTTGCTCGTTTAGTAGGGGAGGTTGCTGATGTTGAACCAATTTATATTGGTAAGCCATCACCTGCTATGCTTGAAATGATTGCTGTTGAGCACGGTTTTACAAAAGATGAGATGGTCATGATTGGCGATAATTATGATACAGATATTATGTGTGGTATTCGTTTTGGTTGTGATACTATTCATGTTAATACTGGTGTGACACCAACAAGTAGTGTATTAGAGAAAGAGCAACAGCCAACATATATTATAGAGGCTTTAATTTAA
- a CDS encoding DUF86 domain-containing protein — protein MYFVDRNKITKNLQYLDGLLAILEAEDNWLQNDIKKLAIERIGHNIMESMMDVGNLMIDGFIMRDPGSYEDIIDILIDEKVVSTEMEAPLKAVVGLRKMLVREFIEVDNQEVINVLTANLSALKQFSPAVNSYLTNELGPVSAFLPEDHQ, from the coding sequence GTGTATTTTGTAGATCGAAATAAAATCACAAAAAATTTACAGTACTTAGATGGATTATTAGCTATTTTAGAGGCAGAAGATAATTGGCTACAAAATGATATTAAAAAATTAGCAATCGAGCGAATTGGTCACAATATTATGGAGTCGATGATGGATGTTGGGAACTTGATGATAGATGGCTTTATTATGCGTGATCCGGGAAGCTATGAGGATATTATTGATATATTAATCGATGAAAAAGTTGTATCAACAGAAATGGAAGCACCATTAAAAGCAGTTGTAGGCTTACGTAAAATGCTCGTTCGTGAGTTTATAGAGGTAGATAATCAGGAAGTAATCAATGTGTTAACAGCAAATCTATCTGCATTAAAGCAGTTCTCGCCAGCCGTTAATAGTTATTTAACAAATGAACTTGGTCCAGTCTCTGCATTTTTGCCAGAGGATCATCAATGA